GAAGTCCATGGACAGAGCCATCTCCTCAGCTAGCTGCGGGCGCTTCCAGTCGTCCCGTGTCAGTACATAGCCCACCACCAGCCCAAaagccaccagcagcacccccaAGGTGTTGGCTAGGACCCCCTCGGGCACAAAATGGCTGTAGGAGTCACTGTAGGGGTGAGGGAGATGTTCAAGAGTGTGGCTGGGACAACTCTTCCTCATCCTCAGGGCACACACACCCTGGGGAAGTTGCCTTTTCCCTGTATCAGAGCCAAGAGGGGAGAGGCTGGGTACTGCTCACTTAGGGGAGGTGCCACCACATTCTTGGTGCCAGCAAACTGCACCTCCCCCTGCCAGAGGTGCCCCTGCTTTCTGGGGTGCCCCATCCTCAGGGGCATGGGGGGGTGACAACACTCTCCTGCAGAGAAGTAACTCAGGGGTTTTAACCCCATCCCCAAAGAAAACTGGTGCAGGATCCAGCCCTTGTTAAACATCACGTTGGGAAGTGACTCAGCAGCAGAACTAAAGGCCTCAGGGGGGGAAATTTAGTAGCCACAGCTTGAACAAGGGCTGAGGGTCAGGGAGGTCTGAAGGGCTACAAATTCCCCCTTTCAAGCTTGGTCACCCACCTGATGTTGAAGAGAAGCATCTCAGTGATGCCCAGCAAGCAGGTGCCAATGGAGAGGGCAAAGAGGGTGATGCCAAAGAAGATGTGCAGGGGTTTGCAATGGCCACGTAGAGAGAAAGAAGCGCCAGGGAACAAGAAGAAATCACAGCCAAGGAGCCACTGTTGGGGTACAGGGATGTTTCAGGGTGCTGTAGGGGCTCTTCCCTCTCTCAGAGGACCcagggagtccccagccctcaCCTGCAGCAGGTAGAGCAGGAAGGCAGTCATCCCACACCAGCTGTGCAGGCTGTACATGTCGGGGATGCCCTTGGCCCGGTGTGACTCAAACACAGCGATGATGCCTGAGGAGAGGAGCCTGGCACACCTGGGGCTGGATCTAACCCCATCCATctccctgccctggtcctggATCCAACCCTAGCTACCCCCCTGCCCTGGATCCAGTCCCATCCATCCCCCTGCcctggccccagagctggattcAACCCCATCCATCCCTTGCCCTGGATCCAACCCCATCCATCCCCAAGCCCTGTCCCAGTACTGGATCCAACCCCATCCATCCCCCTGCCATGGCCCCAGGGCTGGATCCAACCCCATCCatccccctgccctggggctggatCCAACTCCATCCAtccccctgccctggccctggctcTGGATTCAATCCCAGCCATCCCCCCTGCCCTGGACCTGGGTCTGGATCCAACCCCATCCATCCCTTGCACTGGATCCAACCCCATCCATCCCCCTGCCATGGTCCCAGGGCTTGATCCAACCCCACCCATCCCCCTGCCTTGGCCCTGGATCCAACCCCAGCTGTCCCCCtgtcctggccctggccctgggTCCAACCTCATCCACCCCCCTGCCCTGGATCCAACTCCATTCttccccctgccctggggctgggtcCAACCCCATCCATCCCTTGCCCTGGATCCAATCCCATCCatgcccctgccctggccccagagctggattcAACTCCATCCATCCCCCCTGTACCCAGAGCTGGATCTAACCCCATCCACTCCCCTGACCTGGGGCTGGATCCAACCCcatcctccccctgccccagggctggattCAACCCCATCCATCCCTTGCCCTGGATCCAACCCCATCCATTCCCCTGCCCTGGCCCTCGATCCAACCCCATCCATCCCCCTGCACCCAGGGCTGGATCCAACCCCATCCATCCTCCTTCTCACTCATTCCTGGAGCTCACTCACCTACGAGAGCGAAGAGCAGGGCCAGTCCATGCAGTAGGGCGTGCAGAGCCTTGGTGGAGCGCTTGGCTTCCTGCCTCAACACCCGATAAACCAGGAGAGCTGccagacacagagctgagcaCCCACgggtgacccccccccccacacacacacacctccacAGCACCTCACATCACCCAGGGCtgtgggagaggggaaagaTAGGCAGGATGGGGGCTGTACAGTCCTGCTCACCGTCAGCTTGGAGGAAAACCATGCCCAGCACCATGCAGAGAGGGTGGGCGTTGAACTGgaaggggctgtgccaggccacACCACCCCGGTAGCGGCCCAGCCAGGCGCCGGTGGTTGCCAACAGCGACAGGCCCAGCACCTGAGACACCACCACATAGGCCAAGAGGCcggaggggctggggggaggcagGGCCATCTCCATGGCAacctgaggggacacagagggaGGGGAAACAGAGCCCAGGGTGGGGATTTCAccctccctcaccttcattCTCACCTGCCACAGCTGCGGCCGGTCGCTTCCTGGTGCTGCATCACCGTCGCTGcctcacacacatacacacacacacacggaggTGGCTCCGGCactcctggctctgctctcagcctccagcctgctcctgccactCCTCAGCAttgccccttccccagctcaccCACCCCCACAGCACCAGAGCAAGCCCTGCCAGAGGAAGGCAGCGTAGGGATGAGTGAGGCTGATCCTCAGGGACAGAAGCAAACCCCCTGTGCTGAGGTGAAATGTCAGCCAGAGccatcccacagccccccacagcacactaaggtgatcagggggctggagcagcttccTGAGAAGGAAAGGCTGACCCTCAAGGACACAGGGGTGAAATGTCAGCCTGAACCATcctgtggggagttttgtagagacttggctagagaaaagaggacatgatagaatacagctggttaggcagtgagcactaagcgataagctactggactcctgctcaaggccgtgagagcaagagagtggtatgataacaggatgagaaaatcaggagcctggtttgggctgagcagccacaagcatccgaagcatgttgaaatggggggggggggtcgtacgtaattgggaaccaatgatgagcttagcttttgcaatatgtatgagcctgattattgtatctataaaagagttgtatctttgcaaataaagttgagacttgttgcactacagggtgggcttgtctcccgtcgtcttcagcaaatggtgaccccgacgcgatacacgaaggacgtgatataccgactgggcgccacggcggagcgacgaaggggttcgggtcctatgcagcaaggacggcaataagcgtgaaaattgggaacacgccgtgccctgggtgaccgtatagacgagcccggccgatacgtgccgccggaccttgaagggctgcaacagcacgctgacaaataggtatggaaaggcaagtggcatataatttatttactgcattcttgcagaagcggcagataaagcgtatagatctgcaaaaagaactaccagggttgttagcttatgggtatgctaagggagtgtttcagaatccacagacagtgcatgaattgagcgaatggcgtaaatttggggatttgctgtgggaagctaccctggaggacgatgagatagctgaaaagttagggaagctttggaagATAGTGTATAATGATTtattgcaacatcaggcagaaaagaaggctgctgagcacgcatcagcagcacagagtaagaataaaaattatgagcatgactggttccaaccCACCCctctggctcctaccgtctcaaaagtagttctcccccccccgcgtgtagaaaatgaccctgaagGCACGCatggggtacgagaaccatatgagccatcagcccctcctggggaacgagagtgccggcctaaagagcccccgcctctccccccgccacttagtgagcctgtccctggggcagagagtgaactggcagaggcaccgagagtagcgccgggagaagcgccgggagaggggttgagagcagcgccgggagcggcgctgaggcggatgataccgagaaaaaagaaaaaggttcttctctacacaagagtttttgcaaagtcagagaggcgaagggtcttcggagcagagcccccgcgggagagctgcttcccattcgagcccaacccgccgagttacccctgggacgacttgcaggggaatgccaagtgggcggagtcgggtgggggtgcagcgcaggatgatcagaggagagtgggggagcgcgaccccgtgttagactgggcaccatcgggcacgcgggggaagaaaaagaaaacacgggagagactaataccgactgcgccgccggcgccggggacggcacggagtgagccagacccccccgcccattccatccgcagccgccgccgcgcagccgcttcccgcgcccggtcagtgtctccggtgcccccacacacacaccgcgccgagaccgtcggccccggccctcacggaccgctgggctcgtcctttccatcctcagtcccttgcctcaaagagtgtaaaaactgttggtcgtgatgttatgccttttgctgtaaatgtgatgatgaatagtggttttcttacagtggaaactttctaaggcgTTTTGGGTGTcgggaatggaacttggaagaacagaacattttggcattgagaagctaaaaggtggtttatgttgatgcttcaaatgattgtagtaaatggttttagacaatttcaacaacccaagcaaaacatgaggcttacactggccaaagcaatcaatcagtctacaatatgtttatcaatggccactccagataatcctttttctacctgtttggtgggagttccatcagatgtggtaatggcaaagttgacaactgggatttgatcatttcatggttgccaataataacaacagagccacaggagttagaattattgggatctataaagatggatttttgtgttatgtttaattttaccagcaataccaaaacatttgggacagaatgtggatcccatcctgggcgtgtataagaacacaacatcttggtgcaattatacttcaccaaaaagatccaggtcttgtgcttgtacagttaccaaagggaatttttctgatctgtggggaccaggcatggcctggaataccctcgagattacaaaggggaccatgcagtttgggacaactgacgatcttgatgcctaatcatacaatgatttagaaacatcattgtccaaaacaatttgtgcatgcatttactggcgaatgtgatgaccatgttacctttggtctccctcaacaataatagcaactagtatatttgctccaggtgtaagagtatctgctttattaactcagctatgcaaattaggatactggcctagcaaacaaagtaaccaaacctcaatgacattagaagacttgattagtaatgtaagtagtattagccatacaactttgcaacatagacctgctagagattttacctttagcacaagtataataactttctttgtcagctgtggttttttttcagtgtatgagaagaagcttaccaggcatgagttgctaaactcatgtgcagattgtccttgagctgctctctactgtgagaaacgaagaagcaaaaatacctacgagataacaacttggagcaaggaggaggccgaggcagcgtgtgaaactgcaaggcttctcgcagaaaactacagctggcttttagagaaaggaccaattagaagtactataaacacgctagctttgctgctgattgtaagggtctgatgcttgttagtaaaatttgcgttataggctgcccgcaggggtcatggacataccagctatccccatgcattgagccacggtatccctcacactagtcttagggagggggagagcatggggtgtagaagatatgagtataatggtctactgagtctctcttgcagattgatgtgtttctcggagtgctcgccgtgatgcggATCAAGATGGAgacactcaactattggcaagattgaatagtgaagtggaacatgaccagcacctgatcatatcttcctgcaattggctcagctagcacatgtgctgggcagacacgttatgtatcagcccgtgccacaggatactggagtcatcgagcatagggaacgggagatgtggtaggcgtccagaagatctcgggttgtaacgtgagaggtgaaaggtacagaagaggtgggcacggggtggagtgagaggaggtgctggtggtggcaggtgtgagcacatggtgtaaacaaggggttgaagtttggcagatggacgtcacttgtggcagagtttggaagactaaaatatgtgcatataaccatagacacatggagcaaattcgtttgggcaacagcacagacaggggagagggccatacatgtggagcgtcatttatatagttgttttgcaacaatgggaattcctcagaaaataaaggcaatcAAGaggccagcctatataagtaaaagcatagaacagtttatgaggcaatggggagttaaacatgtagcagggattccccattcccccacaggacaggccataatagaaagagctaatgggactctaaaaagatatcttggtaaatatggggatgtgaaagacccacatatgaaattgttaaaggctttatttgttatgaaccacctgtgtgtgtttggggaacagaagctaccacctgtaataatacatcataatccaaaggcacaaaaggagagaaagaaagaaatatgggttaaatatcgtgaccctaaaacagggatatagcagcctctggccaaagtattatactggggacgtgggtatttgtgtgttgattctcccacaggatccatttgggtgccagccacgtggacaagagctgtccttgaagctgtggagatcaaaccatctgacgaaaaaggtcaggaagagattgaagaataaatacactcTCATCTTGcagtcattggaggactggctaacaatcaaaagactgaaggttatataacagaaatatagcgatttttaatgaataataatgtaatgttttgttataaccatagcttttagtgtaactatcattgctaacagcttgatgcattttaatcagcctagagataatatttggataacctttgctaatcgaactggtcaatcatctctttgtcttagtttgggaggggttactaatccttttaaaacgtgtttgataggattgcccatgtggaatttggaggaactttgtggatTAATAgataataacaccttgtgtaatagaacgGGGCTAAGCACAATTAGGATGAGAAACATCAATGTAAGATAATTAAGTcttttaataccacattagcctcaccccctgaggaaatagacctgtttggaagtgccaatacAAGCTTTGGTattaatggaactgggggaaattgggtaagttttatgtcatgggatatccacgactttaatagaaattgaaaatattgggccaccttagactcttctttgaagtcagaaatggtatttaagcaattgtattccagctgtaatgtttctagtattacatcacctaAGAAATTACCCACGGTTATATTTTTaacctgtggagaaagggcctggaatggaataccagtaaatcccccaggtggaccctgttatttggggaaactctctttattccacccttacttaaccatgctaatgcagcttgctgaccataataacagctctTGCAAAAAAcatagttattatgagtttgattgtgcTAATATTGGTctcccacgattttggagtgaactgaagcaagttatagttgccaccctttttgccaggagcagcagccaataaggccatgaatttGGCTAagcagttaggatgttggattaAGGACGAGGtcaattaaacttcagaaatgattggtatgttaacagctgatgttcgaagtgtaaatcatgcagtgttacaaaatagagctgccatagacttttattAGCCcacagacaatagaaagaacatttgagaggatgtggcaggctaataccattttccaaaaagaaaacgggggaaatgtggggagttttgtagagacttggctagagaaaagaggacatgatagaatacagctggttaggcagtgagcactaagcgataagctattggactcctgctcaaggctgtgagagcaagagagtggtatgataacaggatgagaaaatcaggagcctggtttgggctgagcagccacaagcatccgaagtatgttgaaatggggggggggggttgtatGTAATTGGGAACCAAttatgagcttagcttttgcaatatgtatgagcctgattattgtatctataaaagagctgtatctttgcaaataaagttgagacttgttgcactacagggtgggcttgtctcccgtcgtcttcagcaccATCCTATAGCCCCTCACAACATACCAAGGTGAtcaaggggctggagcagcttcctgaggaagaaaggctgaggCTGACTCCCAGAGACAGGAGCAAACCCCCTGTTTTGGGGTGAAATGTCAGCCAGAACCgtcccacagccccccacaatacaccaagatgctcagggcactggagcatcttcctgctgaggaaaggctgtgggccctggggctgttcagtctggagaagaggagactgaggggggatctcattcatattgACCAATagctcaatggtgggtgtcaggaggttggggcagcacttttttctatggtatctagcaacaggagaaggggtgatgggatgaagtcggaacacaaacagctccatttaaacataaggccaaactctttcagtgtgaggtgagggagccctggcccaggctgcccagggagggtgtggaggctccttccttggaggacttcaagacccacctggacacgttcctgtgctccctgatctaggtgggagctgcttttgcaggggtttggactggatgagctctaaagttcccttccaacccctaccatcctatgattctatgattccatgaccCACCTGCACTCGGTGCTGGGTTATCCCTCAATGCTCCCAGCTGAAGCAGGGATCAGAgtcacctccagcagcaccGCCACGTCTCCTTCTTCCCTGTCAGGCAGGTTCAGCGGAGTCCCAACGTCCCACCTCTgtcctggccctgctgcagctgcttctgggggagggctggctgctgcagacagACCCAGGGTGCTGCCAGGTCTGGGAGAGGGGGAGAGTGGCGGGAGGAGGATGCGTTAAGACCATGCACTCACTTTATTCCCACCCACCTTTATTGGATCAGCTGGATAAGTGGGTTAAGGGAATTGGTTCAGCCCATTAAGTTGCACTGCAAAGGCCTCACTTGCCCCGAGGCCATGGGATGCTCTGTACGATAGGCACAAggaccaggccaggctggggtaGCAGTGAAAGGCAGAAACTCCCTCCCCTAAACTCTCACCTTGCCTTGGGGGGAGGGGGTCCCAAATGGGTGCCCATGCAACCCCATCACCTCCTGTGTCCTGCTAAATGTGAACCCTCAGCCTCACTGGCACTCACACAGGGGACTGACCCCATGCCCAGAGCTCTGAGGACAGAGGGACAGGGCAcaacccccccaaaacacagcacacagGGAGGTGCCAGTTGCCTGTGAGCCCTAAAACTGCTGCTCTCATCCACTGCTGGGCAATGGGAGAGCTGGAAGCAGATCCTTTACAAAGCCATCCCATGGTGGGGACCTCCCTGTGTCCCCCACAACCACATCTCAACCCCTCTGCACCCCCTCCCTGGTGCTCCCTGCTTTTGGAGGATGGTGGGGGGTGGGTTGTCTGATTAAACCATCCCCACATTGAatctggggaagggggaggaggttggTGTGAGCATCTTGCAGGCCCTCACCATGGCCTCTGCTGAGGGGTCTCAAGGGGGAGGAAGGGTCtctctgctctgagcaggggCTCAAGGAGTTGAGTGGGCTCATTCCATGAAGGGATATTTTTTaggaggggtgagggggagATTGAAGACAAACACCCTCATATCCCCAACTCCCCACCCTGACCCCTCCCCAACCCTACCTGTGTGTGCTAGGTGCTGCTGCCCGTGCCAGGCCTGGTTGTGATTGTgtgagcagggccagggcttCAGTGTTGGCAAGGCAACGGAGTGATGGCAAAGAAAGGGGGGGGATACAACCCCCTCCCCCGGCATCTCTGCAGAGGGAAAGTGCCATTGcaggctggggagagggaaaaaggggCTGCAAAAGGGATCATCATGAAGTAGGGGGGCTGTAGGGACAGTCGATGAGGGGGTGACCCCAAGGGATGGAGAAGCCAGAGAtggggggagatggggggaggagatggagggtCCTCCCCTCATCGCAGGGAGGGTCTCCAGGGGATGTGGAGCTGCAGACCGGGGGTCTgtctgtgtatctgtgtgtgtctctATCTGTCTGTCACTGTCGCATGGTACCAGCAGATGTCAGCAGGAGCCCGCGGAGCATCCGACCAGCTCCGGATCAACCCCAAGGATTCAGAGTTACCCGCTGGCATCGGCTCTATCCTCGGGTCTGGCTTCTCAAGGGGATTTGCAACACCTCTAAAGTCAGAGCAACCTCACAGCTGGAGGGGTCTGGAGCACCCACGGGAGATGCAGCAGCCTGGGACCTGGAGTGGTTGGTGGGGTCTGGAGCTCCCCTGGGGCAGAAGATCAGGTGTAACCCCCTTGCCCTTCCCTTTGGGGCACATGGGGCTGCTCAGACCCTCCTAAGCAAAGACACCCCAAAGACTCAACCGAGGTTCcccccatcaccttctccccatTGTGTTATGGGGCACAAACCCCAGGAGCTGAACAACACCCCCCctcatccccttctcccccctccagAATGATTCAGCAGCCCTGAGGCTCTGATGCAAACTGTCACAGCAAGAGCAAAGTCCAGACCCCACTGCCCTCTGAGGCAGAATCCCAGAGTCAGCATCCTGAGCCCTCACCCATGGGGAGCAACCCTGGCACTGCCATGGCAGCCACTGCCACTCCCCCACACCCAGGCCTTAGAATTGTTGGGAAATGGTTTACTAGAGTTAATCAGCTAAAGCCGTAAAAAGCCACCATAAACTGCAAACCTTGAGCCCTTGAACTGTGCCCTGGTTGAAAAGGGCTGCCTGGGTAGAGCACAGCTGGGTTTTCCCAGCACCATGGTCCAGCTGAGACCTTTGGTAAAGCTTTAAAGTGGAGtgaggtttggggggggggtaaTCTTTAGAATACTTGGCAAGGCAAATAAAAAGCTTGTGTTCCAACACAGTACTGTTGTTCTACACCACCACACAGCTTTCTAATGTTTAGCACCACATATAGCCAAACTATCTCAACTAGCAGCAGCCAAAAAGCCTCAGCAGCCCCTCAATCCTGTGTGACAAAATGCACATGGTTACTCATTCCATCTGCACACTGGGGATAGATCCAAAGGGAGCTcatagttctgggctccccagctccagagggacagggaagtgctggagagaagaggaggaaaggctgtgggacctgaagctgttcagcttggagaagagaaggctgagaggggacctaAAGGTTGGGtgctgagaggatggggccactTGTAGTGgtcagtgacaagacaaggggtgatggacatgagctggaacacaaacagtgccactggcacaggaggagaaagtcctttggtgctgaggtgagggagccctggcccaggctgctcagggagggtgtggaggctccttctcaggagcttcccaaacccacccagacacgttcctgtgccctctgagtgaggggaacctgctttagcaggggcttgggctggatgag
This window of the Colius striatus isolate bColStr4 chromosome W, bColStr4.1.hap1, whole genome shotgun sequence genome carries:
- the LOC104550072 gene encoding transmembrane ascorbate-dependent reductase CYB561 codes for the protein MEMALPPPSPSGLLAYVVVSQVLGLSLLATTGAWLGRYRGGVAWHSPFQFNAHPLCMVLGMVFLQADALLVYRVLRQEAKRSTKALHALLHGLALLFALVGIIAVFESHRAKGIPDMYSLHSWCGMTAFLLYLLQWLLGCDFFLFPGASFSLRGHCKPLHIFFGITLFALSIGTCLLGITEMLLFNISDSYSHFVPEGVLANTLGVLLVAFGLVVGYVLTRDDWKRPQLAEEMALSMDFKTLTEGDSPLSSSH